In Osmerus eperlanus chromosome 4, fOsmEpe2.1, whole genome shotgun sequence, the sequence CGTAATTATTAATTTGTGGGTCAAATTTATCTATGCAAGTGCAACAATTTTGCTTATTAAATCCCTTCTGGTTTGCTCGCGCAGCAAGTGGGGCCTTGCATTGCATTgcatgctagctagctttcTGTAGAtaactaggctagctagctgaaTATAGAAACGGATGGTGTGTCATGATGGTGGAGTCGTGCTTTGCTGCGTTAGCTACCAACTAGCTGGCTAACCAGCTTCTGAGTTCAACAGTTGACATCCAGTATGCACACATTGATATTTGTAATTTCTAACATGACAAACCAACTCAAGTAGGTGATTGCTGTGACCAGTGACAAGTTAAGTGACTGAGATGAGGCAAGCCACAAATCTTTAGTTCTTACTTTTCCCTGGTACCGCAATCCTTCGGTAACTACCAACATTACCGTATGTAAAGCTAGCTACCTTTCCCTGTAGGTAACCACAACAGCTACCTGATCAAGTTTGACCTTGAAACTAATAGGCTGCCTTGGGCGGAGACAGTCCATCCTTGCATAGCAAAGTTAACCTGGCAAAATACAGCAGAGGTCCGTCATATTTGCTCGATAACTATCCCAAACATAGACTGCGATCAGATTCAATTGGGTTTGGATTGAAGCTAAAATCCAACAGTTTTATGATGCATTCCATTTATTGTCACATTGTAATCCCACTCTAATCCTTTTATGTGTCTTCTGTCCAATAGGCAGCCTGCAAGTGCGAAGTGGTATGACAGACGGGACTCTGTCTTCATAGAGTTTTGCGTGGAGGACAGCAAAGATGTCAGAATAAAATTTGACAAATCTAAAATAGATTTTCGGTAAGATGTTGCAAGGTTGTGCTGCAGTTGCTCATAGCTACTTGCCCAAAATTACATGCATGTAGTCACATGGTCATTTGATTTCAAGAGATGTTTTCTGTTGTCTTTTTTTACAGCTGTGTCGGTGGGACAGATAATGCCAAACACTTGAACGAATTGGACCTTTTTGACGCCATTGATCCTAATGTAAGGATATTTTTCCACAGTTGCGTAGACTGTTTTACTTGTTCAGAATCCTACACATGCATATGTCACGTGCATGctatcattattattttttgcacTTAGGAATCCAAGCACAAACGCACAGACaggtctgtgttgtgttgtttacGAAAAACAGAGGCAGGGAAATCATGGCCACGGCTAACTAAAGACAAGGCAAAGGTGAAAACGGTTTCAATGTCATCTTTTATTTCTTCTTCTGCATTTCAGGATGCATCCGTTATGTCAAGGTGTTGTGTTTGATCATTTTCATTTTGTTTTCAGTTTAACTGGCTCGGTGTGGATTTTAATAACTGGAAGGATTGGGCAGATGATTCTGATGAGGACTTGTCCAGTTTTGATAAGTTCTCAGATGTAAGTATATTACCATTTGGATGAATATGAGGCATTTTGCCTAAAGTAAAAAATTGTGCTTGTAGATTTTAAACAGAAATTCATGTATTTTATTTGCAGATGATGAACAATATGGGAGGAGATGATCTACCAGAATTGGATGGTGTAGATGAGGTGAAACTTGttcttattaaacatttagtcTAACTACTCAATGTAAAATCAACACCTGTTAAATACTTGTTTTCCCATTGACACCATTTCCCCCTGTTTTATACTTATAATTCACAGCATGAGCCTGCAGACAGTGATGATGAAAGTAAGCCTTTCTACCCTTGTACCACTGCACTTTGGCTTTGAGTTTTGGTGGTTAAATGTTTTGGTGTTATAATTTTGTCCTGAAACAATTTTAAGTTAAAACTCTGGAATATGGTATCAGAGTTTTAATTTGATTAGAAGTTCCCACAATTACAATTTTTTTCGTataatcatttatttaactttaaaatgtatttctttTCAGAAATGCCAGACCTTGAGTAGCGGAGCAGAGGAAGTGTTAACAACAGCAACAAGGCAAGTCCCAACGGTTGGTTAAAAAGACTAGAGACAAGATTGTCACTAAGTGGTAGAGGAAACATCCCGACTCCTGAAGCAGTTTTCCATCCCCTCAGAGGACCATCTCTCTGAACAGTAACAGCCGGAC encodes:
- the ptges3a gene encoding prostaglandin E synthase 3 isoform X2, with translation MQPASAKWYDRRDSVFIEFCVEDSKDVRIKFDKSKIDFRCVGGTDNAKHLNELDLFDAIDPNESKHKRTDRSVLCCLRKTEAGKSWPRLTKDKAKFNWLGVDFNNWKDWADDSDEDLSSFDKFSDMMNNMGGDDLPELDGVDEHEPADSDDEKMPDLE
- the ptges3a gene encoding prostaglandin E synthase 3 isoform X1, whose translation is MQPASAKWYDRRDSVFIEFCVEDSKDVRIKFDKSKIDFRCVGGTDNAKHLNELDLFDAIDPNESKHKRTDRSVLCCLRKTEAGKSWPRLTKDKAKFNWLGVDFNNWKDWADDSDEDLSSFDKFSDMMNNMGGDDLPELDGVDEKCQTLSSGAEEVLTTATRQVPTVG